A DNA window from Mycolicibacter hiberniae contains the following coding sequences:
- a CDS encoding NUDIX hydrolase yields the protein MRGDGDGWAFSDTGARFWGRHGAAGLLLRAPRPDGVRTVLLQHRAWWSHQGGTWALPGGARDSHETAEEAAIREAQEEAGLPADRIVVRAAVVTASASGTSWTYTTVVADADELLPVVPNGESTELRWVDEHEVAGMPLHPGFAASWELLRGY from the coding sequence GTGCGTGGTGACGGCGATGGGTGGGCGTTCTCCGACACCGGCGCCCGGTTTTGGGGCCGGCATGGTGCGGCAGGTCTGCTGCTGAGGGCACCGCGTCCAGACGGTGTGCGCACCGTGTTGCTGCAGCATCGCGCCTGGTGGAGCCATCAGGGCGGGACCTGGGCATTGCCCGGTGGTGCTCGCGACAGCCACGAAACCGCCGAAGAGGCCGCCATCCGCGAGGCGCAGGAAGAGGCCGGCCTGCCCGCGGATCGGATCGTGGTGCGGGCCGCGGTGGTGACCGCATCGGCCAGCGGAACCAGCTGGACCTACACCACCGTGGTCGCCGACGCCGACGAACTGCTCCCGGTGGTGCCCAACGGCGAGAGCACCGAACTGCGTTGGGTGGATGAACATGAGGTCGCCGGGATGCCGTTGCACCCGGGTTTCGCCGCCAGCTGGGAGTTGTTGCGCGGGTATTGA
- the thiE gene encoding thiamine phosphate synthase has translation MHKRSDRPSRLDRLAQARLYLCTDARRERGDLAEFADAALAGGVDIIQLRDKGSAGEQRFGPLEARGELAACEILADAARRHGALLAVNDRADIARAAGADVLHLGQDDLPLPDAREIVGPDVLIGRSTHDRDQVGTALVEAVDYYCTGPCWPTPTKPGRSAPGLELVRFAADRHDPKPWFAIGGIDLDRLGEVVAAGASRVVVVRAITAAEDPRAAAAALRAGLADTR, from the coding sequence GTGCATAAACGCTCCGACCGTCCGTCCCGCCTCGATCGGCTTGCCCAGGCCCGGCTCTACCTGTGCACCGATGCCCGCCGGGAACGCGGCGACCTGGCCGAGTTCGCCGACGCCGCACTGGCCGGTGGCGTGGACATCATCCAGCTGCGGGACAAGGGTTCGGCGGGCGAGCAGCGGTTCGGCCCGCTGGAGGCGCGGGGCGAATTGGCGGCGTGCGAGATCCTGGCCGACGCCGCACGCCGGCACGGGGCTCTGCTGGCGGTCAACGACCGCGCCGACATCGCCCGCGCCGCGGGTGCCGACGTCCTGCACCTGGGCCAGGACGATCTGCCCCTGCCAGACGCCCGCGAGATCGTCGGACCCGACGTGCTGATCGGGCGCTCCACCCACGACCGCGACCAGGTCGGCACGGCGCTGGTCGAGGCGGTCGACTACTACTGCACCGGGCCGTGCTGGCCCACCCCGACCAAGCCGGGCCGCTCCGCACCGGGACTGGAGCTGGTGCGCTTCGCCGCGGACCGCCACGACCCCAAGCCGTGGTTCGCCATCGGCGGGATCGACCTCGACCGGCTCGGCGAGGTGGTCGCGGCCGGGGCCAGCCGGGTGGTGGTGGTGCGGGCGATCACCGCCGCCGAGGATCCGCGCGCGGCCGCTGCCGCCCTGCGGGCGGGGTTGGCAGACACTCGATGA
- the thiO gene encoding glycine oxidase ThiO, which translates to MPAPSLGSLAVIGGGVIGLSVARQAARAGWTVRVHRTAEFGASWVAGGMLAPHSEGWPGEEQQLRLGLRSLELWHDFLDGLPVELVTARESLVVAADRADVADLRRVADWLSAQGHPVFWESAARDVEPLLAGGIRHGFRAPTELAVDNRAVVGALVGACAELGVCWAPPVHDLAEVAADDAVVIANGIDAPALWPGLPIRPVKGEVLRLRWRKGCLPPPRRVIRARVHGRAVYLVPRPDGVVVGATQYEHGRDTAPAVSGVRDLLDDACALVPALGEYELAECAAGLRPMTPDNLPLVHRLDARTVVAAGHGRNGFLLAPWTAEQVVSELLPVGVQQ; encoded by the coding sequence ATGCCCGCACCCTCGCTCGGTTCGCTGGCCGTGATCGGCGGCGGCGTCATCGGGCTGTCGGTGGCGCGGCAGGCTGCCCGTGCCGGGTGGACGGTGCGGGTGCACCGCACCGCCGAGTTCGGCGCGTCCTGGGTGGCCGGTGGCATGTTGGCCCCGCACAGCGAGGGCTGGCCGGGCGAGGAGCAGCAGCTGCGGCTTGGCCTGCGCTCCCTGGAGCTGTGGCACGACTTCCTCGACGGGCTGCCCGTTGAGCTGGTCACCGCACGCGAGTCGCTGGTGGTGGCCGCCGACCGCGCCGACGTGGCCGACCTGCGCAGGGTCGCCGATTGGTTGTCCGCGCAGGGCCACCCGGTGTTCTGGGAGTCTGCGGCCCGCGACGTCGAACCGCTGCTGGCCGGCGGCATTCGGCACGGATTCCGCGCCCCCACCGAGCTGGCGGTCGACAACCGCGCGGTGGTGGGCGCGCTGGTCGGCGCCTGTGCGGAACTCGGGGTGTGCTGGGCTCCGCCGGTGCATGACTTGGCCGAGGTGGCCGCCGATGACGCTGTGGTGATCGCCAACGGGATCGACGCCCCGGCGCTGTGGCCCGGTCTGCCGATCCGGCCGGTCAAGGGGGAGGTGTTGCGGCTGCGCTGGCGCAAGGGCTGCCTGCCCCCGCCGCGGCGGGTGATCCGCGCCCGGGTACACGGCCGCGCGGTCTACCTGGTGCCGCGCCCGGACGGCGTGGTGGTGGGCGCCACCCAGTACGAACACGGCCGGGACACCGCGCCCGCGGTCTCCGGGGTCCGCGACCTGCTCGACGATGCCTGCGCGCTGGTCCCGGCGCTGGGGGAGTACGAGCTGGCCGAGTGCGCCGCGGGCCTGCGACCGATGACCCCGGACAACCTGCCGCTGGTGCACCGGCTCGATGCGCGGACGGTGGTGGCGGCCGGACATGGCCGCAACGGGTTCCTGCTGGCACCGTGGACCGCTGAACAGGTTGTGTCCGAATTACTTCCAGTGGGAGTGCAGCAATGA
- the thiS gene encoding sulfur carrier protein ThiS — MIVNVNQKAVEVAEQTTVAALLASMGYPDRGIAVAVDEAVLPKSRWSTPLSDGARLDVVTAVQGG; from the coding sequence ATGATCGTCAATGTCAATCAGAAGGCGGTGGAAGTGGCCGAGCAGACCACGGTCGCGGCGCTGCTGGCTTCGATGGGGTATCCCGACCGCGGGATCGCGGTGGCGGTCGATGAGGCGGTGCTGCCGAAGTCGCGATGGTCCACCCCGCTGTCCGACGGTGCCCGGCTCGATGTGGTGACGGCGGTGCAAGGTGGTTGA
- the thiG gene encoding thiazole synthase (functions in thiamine (vitamin B1) biosynthesis; in Bacillus subtilis this enzyme catalyzes the formation of thiazole from dehydroxyglycine and 1-deoxy-D-xylulose-5-phosphate and ThiS-thiocarboxylate), with translation MVDASKLTIAGREFSSRLIMGTGGAQSLTALEEALVASGTELTTVAMRRVDAEGGTGMLDLLNRLGITPLPNTAGCRSAAEAVLTAQLAREALGTEWVKLEVIGDERTLLPDGIELVRAAEQLVDDGFVVLPYTNDDPVLARRLEDAGCAAVMPLGSPIGTGLGIANPHSIEMIVAAAGVPVVLDAGIGTASDAALAMELGCDAVLLATAVTRAADPPAMAAAMAAAVTAGYLARRAGRIPKRFWAQASSPAL, from the coding sequence GTGGTTGACGCCTCGAAGCTGACTATCGCCGGCCGGGAGTTCAGCTCTCGGCTCATCATGGGAACCGGTGGGGCGCAGAGTCTTACCGCCCTGGAAGAGGCGCTGGTGGCGTCCGGTACGGAGCTGACCACCGTCGCGATGCGCCGCGTCGACGCCGAAGGCGGAACCGGCATGCTGGATCTGCTGAACCGGCTGGGAATCACGCCGCTGCCCAACACCGCCGGCTGCCGCAGTGCCGCCGAGGCGGTGCTGACCGCCCAGCTGGCGCGTGAGGCCCTCGGCACCGAATGGGTCAAGCTGGAGGTCATCGGCGACGAGCGCACGCTACTGCCCGACGGCATCGAACTGGTTCGTGCTGCAGAGCAATTGGTCGACGACGGGTTTGTCGTTCTGCCCTACACCAATGACGACCCGGTGCTGGCCCGCCGGCTCGAGGACGCCGGATGCGCGGCCGTGATGCCGCTGGGCTCGCCGATCGGCACCGGCCTGGGCATCGCCAACCCGCACAGCATCGAGATGATCGTCGCGGCGGCCGGGGTGCCCGTGGTGCTCGACGCCGGAATCGGCACGGCCAGTGATGCGGCACTGGCCATGGAGCTTGGGTGCGACGCGGTGTTGCTGGCCACCGCGGTGACCAGGGCGGCCGACCCGCCGGCGATGGCCGCGGCCATGGCGGCCGCCGTCACCGCCGGGTATCTGGCGCGCCGCGCCGGCCGCATCCCCAAGCGGTTCTGGGCACAGGCGTCGAGCCCGGCCCTATGA
- a CDS encoding SGNH/GDSL hydrolase family protein, which produces MNRYVALGSSMAAGPGIRPRAIGAPRASGRSARNYPHLVARALNLDLVDVTFSGATTAHLLGERQHGAPPQIDALDGSESLVTVTIGGNDVGYVPLLMAATLPVALQWLPAVANLLDPQQRERALGEVEAALRAVGAAVRDRAPHARVIFVDYLTLLPPAGLRAGRLPAGVVDLARHIATTLERHTAVAAAATGCEIVRAGHASRKHHPWSARPWTVGAGLPLPWRPWPFHPNAAGMAAVAELVAVHCGGRA; this is translated from the coding sequence GTGAACCGCTATGTTGCCCTGGGAAGTTCGATGGCGGCAGGTCCCGGAATCCGTCCCCGCGCCATCGGGGCGCCCCGGGCCTCGGGCCGCTCCGCGCGCAACTACCCGCACCTGGTCGCCCGGGCGTTGAACCTCGATCTGGTCGACGTCACGTTCTCCGGCGCCACCACGGCCCATCTGCTCGGCGAGCGCCAACACGGCGCGCCACCGCAGATCGACGCCCTCGACGGTTCGGAATCTTTGGTCACCGTCACCATCGGCGGCAACGACGTCGGCTATGTGCCGCTGCTGATGGCTGCAACGTTGCCGGTGGCATTGCAGTGGCTGCCCGCTGTCGCGAACCTGCTCGATCCGCAGCAGCGCGAGCGGGCGCTGGGCGAGGTCGAAGCGGCGCTGCGAGCGGTGGGCGCAGCCGTGCGGGACCGGGCGCCGCACGCGCGGGTGATCTTCGTCGACTACCTGACTCTGCTGCCACCGGCCGGGCTCCGGGCCGGCCGGCTGCCGGCCGGCGTCGTGGACCTGGCCCGGCACATCGCCACCACGCTGGAACGCCACACCGCTGTGGCGGCGGCCGCGACCGGCTGTGAGATCGTCCGGGCCGGCCATGCCAGCCGCAAGCACCATCCGTGGTCGGCGCGCCCATGGACGGTGGGCGCCGGACTGCCGCTGCCGTGGCGGCCGTGGCCGTTTCATCCCAACGCCGCCGGGATGGCCGCGGTCGCCGAGTTGGTCGCCGTGCACTGCGGCGGCCGGGCCTGA
- a CDS encoding M28 family metallopeptidase — translation MEYKSKLIPALSVVLVSALFGAGCSRTTDGVEHAADPAAAAEFANGLRDKVAVDAMMAHLQKLQEIADANNGTRAVGTPGYEASVEYVAGSLREHGFDVQTPEFVARVFKSEPGSVQLGGKTVEARALMYSLGTPPEGVTGPLVAAPADDSPGCSAEDYEGLAVKNAVVLVDRGTCPFKEKMAVAVELGAVAMVVADSVDEPKMGGTLGEQTEVKVPVVSVTKADGAMLRAGHGPMTVKLDAHTDNIPARNVIAQTKTGATDNVVMAGAHLDSVPEGPGINDNGSGVAAVLETALQLGHSPDVHNAVRFGFWGAEELGLIGSRKYVQSLDVEQLKDIALYLNFDMLGSPNPGYFTYDGDQSLPLDKRGQPVVPEGSAGIERTLAAYLKSAGKEPQDTSFDGRSDYDGFTQAGIPSGGLFSGAEAKKSAEEAELWGGTADEPFDPNYHQKGDNIDNIDRDELALNGRGVPYSIGLYAQDLSGRNGVPVRDDRTRHILTQP, via the coding sequence GTGGAGTACAAGTCGAAGTTGATCCCCGCCCTGAGCGTCGTGCTGGTCAGTGCACTGTTCGGCGCCGGCTGCAGCCGCACCACCGACGGGGTCGAGCACGCAGCCGATCCCGCCGCGGCGGCGGAGTTCGCCAACGGCCTGCGCGACAAGGTCGCCGTGGACGCGATGATGGCCCACCTGCAGAAGCTGCAGGAGATCGCCGATGCCAACAACGGCACCCGCGCCGTCGGCACCCCTGGCTACGAAGCCAGCGTCGAATACGTGGCGGGCAGCCTGCGGGAGCACGGCTTCGATGTGCAGACTCCGGAGTTCGTCGCCCGGGTGTTCAAATCCGAGCCCGGGTCGGTGCAGCTCGGCGGCAAGACCGTCGAGGCCCGTGCCCTGATGTACAGCCTGGGCACCCCGCCCGAGGGAGTCACCGGCCCGCTGGTGGCCGCTCCGGCTGACGACAGTCCGGGCTGCAGCGCCGAAGACTATGAGGGGCTGGCGGTCAAGAACGCCGTCGTACTGGTAGACCGCGGCACCTGCCCGTTCAAGGAGAAGATGGCCGTGGCCGTCGAACTGGGCGCGGTGGCGATGGTGGTTGCCGACAGCGTCGACGAACCCAAGATGGGCGGCACGCTCGGCGAGCAGACCGAGGTCAAGGTTCCGGTGGTGAGCGTGACGAAAGCTGACGGAGCGATGTTGCGCGCCGGACACGGTCCCATGACGGTCAAACTCGACGCGCACACCGACAACATCCCGGCCCGCAACGTGATTGCCCAGACCAAGACCGGAGCCACCGACAACGTCGTCATGGCCGGGGCGCACCTGGACAGCGTTCCGGAGGGGCCGGGCATCAACGACAACGGATCGGGTGTCGCCGCAGTGCTGGAAACCGCTCTGCAGCTGGGACATTCGCCGGACGTGCACAACGCCGTGCGGTTCGGCTTCTGGGGTGCCGAGGAGCTCGGCCTGATCGGATCGCGCAAGTACGTCCAGTCGCTCGACGTCGAGCAGCTCAAAGACATCGCGCTGTATCTGAACTTCGACATGCTGGGTTCGCCGAATCCGGGCTATTTCACCTACGACGGCGACCAATCGCTGCCGTTGGACAAGCGGGGTCAGCCCGTGGTGCCCGAAGGTTCGGCCGGTATCGAGCGGACGCTGGCCGCCTACCTCAAGTCCGCCGGCAAAGAGCCGCAGGACACTTCGTTCGACGGCCGGTCGGACTATGACGGCTTCACCCAGGCCGGTATTCCGTCCGGCGGGCTGTTCTCCGGCGCAGAGGCCAAGAAGTCGGCTGAGGAAGCGGAGCTGTGGGGCGGCACCGCCGACGAGCCCTTCGATCCGAACTATCACCAAAAGGGCGACAACATCGACAACATCGACCGCGACGAACTGGCCCTCAATGGCCGCGGTGTGCCCTACTCGATCGGGCTGTACGCGCAGGATCTCAGTGGCCGCAACGGAGTTCCGGTGCGCGACGACCGCACCCGCCACATTCTGACCCAGCCATGA
- a CDS encoding M28 family peptidase produces MIRPAGVLLVAVGVLAGCSPEPAQPLLPDRLAEQVTVAAMLVHLQRLQEIADGHQGNRADGTPGFDASADYVANALRDRGFEVTTPELTRLDTTSPGRPSLTVGGIGYPVDQASLLVRTPAGGVSGPVIRPARPSGCAAADYPPDMPRGAVAVVGDADCSVVAKQDAAAQRGAAALVVVSPPSRAGAPAGLFPPDYYDQLRMPVAVAGRDADGALRRTTGRVKLVLDGETVKTTSRNVLAQTKTGSERDVVMVGAHLDGARGGPGINNNGTGVAAVLETALQLGPQPEVANAVRFAFWGAAEQGLGGSSDYVFGLDRDELNDIALYLDFDMLASPNPGYFTYDGDQSALPGRDIAASDVPLGSAGIERTLAGYLNLAGVRPADMPLSSDTDYSPFVFAGVPVGGITTGASGLKTAAQARLWGGTAGAAFDPNYRGPGDTVEHIDRGVLELTGAAAAFAVAHYAQSIGGPNGVPARDKRQRAPMGP; encoded by the coding sequence ATGATCCGCCCGGCGGGAGTCCTGCTGGTCGCCGTCGGCGTGCTGGCGGGCTGCTCGCCGGAGCCGGCCCAACCGCTGCTGCCCGACCGGCTCGCCGAACAGGTCACCGTGGCGGCCATGCTCGTGCACCTGCAGCGACTGCAGGAGATCGCCGACGGGCACCAGGGGAACCGGGCCGACGGAACGCCGGGCTTCGACGCCAGCGCCGACTACGTTGCCAATGCCCTGCGCGACAGGGGTTTCGAGGTGACCACCCCGGAGCTGACCAGGTTGGACACCACCTCGCCGGGCAGGCCCTCGCTGACTGTCGGCGGCATCGGCTATCCGGTCGACCAGGCGTCGCTGCTGGTGCGCACGCCGGCCGGCGGGGTCAGCGGCCCGGTGATCCGGCCGGCGCGACCGTCGGGCTGCGCCGCCGCCGACTACCCGCCGGACATGCCCCGCGGGGCGGTCGCGGTGGTCGGCGATGCCGACTGTTCGGTGGTGGCCAAGCAGGATGCGGCAGCGCAACGGGGAGCTGCGGCCCTGGTGGTGGTGAGCCCGCCGAGTCGCGCCGGAGCGCCCGCCGGATTGTTTCCGCCCGACTACTACGACCAACTCAGGATGCCGGTCGCGGTGGCCGGGCGCGACGCGGACGGTGCGTTGCGCCGCACGACCGGCCGGGTGAAGCTGGTGCTGGACGGCGAAACCGTCAAGACCACCTCGCGGAATGTCCTGGCGCAGACGAAGACCGGCTCCGAGCGTGACGTGGTGATGGTGGGCGCGCACCTCGACGGTGCACGGGGCGGGCCGGGAATCAACAACAACGGTACGGGCGTGGCCGCAGTGTTGGAGACGGCGTTACAGCTGGGGCCGCAACCGGAGGTGGCCAACGCAGTCCGGTTCGCGTTCTGGGGTGCTGCCGAACAAGGGCTTGGGGGTTCCAGCGACTACGTGTTCGGGCTTGATCGTGATGAGCTCAACGACATCGCGCTCTACCTCGACTTCGACATGCTGGCGTCGCCCAACCCCGGGTACTTCACCTACGACGGCGACCAGTCGGCGCTGCCGGGCCGCGACATCGCCGCGTCCGATGTGCCGCTGGGTTCGGCCGGAATCGAGCGCACGCTGGCCGGCTACCTCAATCTGGCCGGGGTGCGGCCCGCCGATATGCCGCTGTCCAGTGACACCGACTACAGCCCGTTCGTCTTCGCCGGGGTGCCGGTCGGGGGGATCACCACCGGGGCGTCTGGGCTCAAGACCGCCGCGCAGGCCCGGTTGTGGGGCGGAACGGCGGGTGCGGCGTTCGACCCGAACTACCGCGGTCCCGGGGACACCGTCGAGCACATCGATCGCGGCGTGTTGGAGCTAACCGGCGCCGCAGCGGCGTTCGCAGTGGCACACTATGCGCAGTCCATCGGCGGACCCAACGGGGTCCCGGCCCGCGACAAACGTCAGCGGGCGCCAATGGGGCCGTAG
- a CDS encoding TetR/AcrR family transcriptional regulator: protein MTSLGATNDPVARNGARIKRRPKDRKAQITRAAAETFSAQGYHATSMEAIASKVGISAPALYRHYPSKYEMFAVVVGSLGQQLVDSTAFVDEVSDGEVHDDPSAVLDRIIDGLITSSIINREASGLFRWQARYLQSDDYTKLMAQMQTVGARLKRPIAVLRPELNTLEQWTLTVALVSVTRSIIGHRLQLPDDEIKPLLIAASRSVVAAQLPRADEIVVSRPSVWRIFTPDAGPYEALLHSAVLLFGKQGYAETGVTEIADAVGVPASGVYRYFSSKSDILTTGLQRAVDRIAGEMSAIAGVFAEPDEALRRLIEAYVATVFANPELASVYDTERVNLAPAERELLRASERAFIETWTRPLMTIRPELDRKHAKFLVHALAALVDDLSRVARGGEIPGPGFLAGGPGYAQACLRRLMESIVFDGIS, encoded by the coding sequence GTGACCTCGCTAGGTGCCACGAACGACCCTGTCGCCCGTAATGGCGCCCGAATAAAGCGGCGCCCCAAAGATCGCAAGGCCCAGATCACGCGTGCTGCCGCGGAGACCTTCAGCGCGCAGGGCTACCACGCCACCAGCATGGAGGCGATCGCTTCCAAGGTCGGGATCTCAGCGCCGGCGCTCTACCGGCACTACCCCAGCAAGTACGAGATGTTCGCGGTCGTCGTCGGCTCGCTCGGCCAGCAGTTGGTGGATTCCACGGCGTTTGTCGATGAGGTGTCCGATGGCGAGGTGCACGACGACCCCTCGGCCGTGCTGGACCGGATCATCGACGGGCTCATCACGTCATCGATCATCAACCGCGAGGCCAGCGGACTGTTCCGGTGGCAGGCCCGCTATCTGCAGTCCGACGACTACACCAAGCTCATGGCACAGATGCAGACGGTCGGTGCTCGCCTGAAACGGCCGATCGCCGTACTGCGTCCCGAACTGAACACACTGGAGCAGTGGACGCTGACGGTGGCGCTGGTCAGCGTCACCCGCAGCATTATCGGGCACCGGCTGCAACTGCCGGACGACGAGATCAAGCCGCTGCTCATCGCCGCGTCGCGATCCGTGGTCGCCGCGCAACTGCCGCGAGCCGACGAGATCGTGGTCAGCCGGCCCTCGGTGTGGCGCATCTTCACCCCGGACGCCGGCCCCTACGAGGCGCTGCTGCACTCGGCGGTGCTGCTGTTCGGCAAGCAGGGATATGCCGAGACCGGCGTGACCGAGATCGCCGACGCCGTCGGCGTGCCGGCGTCCGGCGTCTACCGCTACTTCTCCAGCAAGAGCGATATTTTGACCACCGGGCTGCAGCGCGCAGTGGACCGGATCGCCGGGGAGATGTCGGCCATCGCCGGTGTCTTCGCCGAGCCGGACGAGGCGCTGCGCCGGTTGATCGAGGCCTACGTGGCCACGGTATTCGCCAACCCCGAGTTGGCGTCGGTCTATGACACCGAGCGGGTCAACCTGGCGCCCGCCGAGCGCGAACTGTTGCGCGCTTCCGAACGAGCGTTCATCGAAACCTGGACCCGGCCGCTCATGACGATCCGGCCGGAGCTGGATCGCAAGCACGCGAAGTTCCTGGTGCACGCGCTGGCAGCACTCGTGGACGACTTGAGCCGGGTGGCCCGAGGCGGCGAGATTCCCGGTCCCGGATTCCTCGCCGGAGGACCGGGTTACGCGCAGGCCTGCCTGCGCAGACTGATGGAGTCCATCGTGTTCGACGGGATCAGCTGA
- a CDS encoding beta-ketoacyl-ACP synthase III, with amino-acid sequence MSEIRHPAASRSIGLLGVGAARPARVVTNDEICARIDSSDEWVYSRTGIKTRRFAGDTDTTLSLAVEAGRGALSQAGVDGSGVGAVIVATSTNFRQTPSCAPAVAVALGAKGVPAFDVATGCAGFGYALGVAADLLRGRTIDTAVVIGSEVLSRTIDMDDRSNCFIFGDGAGAVVVGETTGNGIGPTVWGSDGENCEAIRQDIDWISYTEQPHGPRPYLRMDGNAVFRWAAYEMSGVGQRAIAAAGLQAHDIDVFIPHQANSRINALIAKSLELRPDVVVANDIENSGNTSAASIPLAMEQLLAGGLAKSGDLALLLGYGSGLSYAASVVTLP; translated from the coding sequence TTGAGCGAAATTCGCCACCCTGCGGCATCCAGATCGATCGGTCTGCTCGGCGTCGGGGCTGCTCGCCCGGCCCGGGTGGTCACCAATGACGAGATATGCGCGCGTATCGACTCCTCCGACGAATGGGTCTATTCCCGGACCGGGATCAAGACGCGCCGCTTCGCCGGGGACACCGACACGACGCTGAGCCTGGCCGTCGAGGCCGGCCGCGGGGCGCTGTCTCAGGCCGGTGTCGACGGGTCCGGGGTCGGCGCGGTGATCGTGGCGACCAGTACCAACTTCCGGCAGACGCCGTCGTGTGCGCCCGCGGTCGCAGTCGCCCTGGGCGCGAAAGGCGTCCCCGCCTTCGACGTGGCCACCGGCTGTGCGGGGTTCGGATATGCCCTCGGGGTGGCAGCGGATCTGTTGCGCGGCCGCACTATCGACACCGCTGTGGTCATCGGCTCTGAGGTGCTTTCCCGGACCATCGACATGGACGATCGCTCGAACTGCTTCATCTTCGGGGATGGCGCCGGTGCGGTCGTGGTCGGCGAGACGACGGGTAATGGCATCGGACCGACGGTCTGGGGCAGCGATGGCGAGAACTGCGAAGCGATTCGCCAGGACATCGACTGGATCAGCTACACCGAGCAGCCGCACGGTCCCCGGCCGTACCTGCGCATGGACGGCAATGCGGTATTCCGCTGGGCGGCCTACGAGATGAGCGGGGTGGGGCAGCGCGCCATTGCGGCGGCCGGACTGCAGGCCCACGACATCGATGTCTTCATTCCCCACCAGGCCAACTCCCGGATCAACGCGCTGATCGCCAAGAGCCTTGAGCTTCGTCCCGACGTGGTTGTCGCCAACGACATCGAGAACAGCGGCAACACCTCGGCGGCATCCATCCCGCTGGCGATGGAGCAGCTGCTGGCCGGTGGCCTCGCCAAGTCCGGCGACCTGGCCCTGCTGCTGGGATACGGATCGGGTCTGAGCTACGCGGCCAGCGTCGTCACGCTGCCCTGA
- a CDS encoding alpha/beta hydrolase family protein has protein sequence MSCEELPELAGVAHHPAGTPTGVVALTHGAGGDRDSPMLQRLCDEWSRRGFLAIRYNLPFRRRRPKGPPSGSGAGDRDGITEAIGYARALADGPLIVGGHSYGGRQTSMVVAAGDARVDLLTLFSYPLHPPGKPERTRTEHLPEIGVPTVFTHGSSDSFGTCAEIRAAAALMPAPHDVVEITGARHDLASKTLDVPALAVDAALRLLGETR, from the coding sequence ATGAGCTGCGAAGAACTGCCGGAACTGGCCGGGGTCGCCCATCACCCGGCCGGCACACCCACCGGCGTGGTGGCGCTGACCCACGGCGCCGGGGGCGACCGGGATTCACCGATGCTGCAGCGGCTGTGCGACGAATGGTCTCGCCGCGGATTCCTGGCGATCCGCTACAACCTGCCGTTCCGGCGACGCCGCCCCAAAGGCCCTCCGTCGGGGTCGGGTGCCGGGGATCGAGACGGTATCACCGAGGCGATCGGATACGCCCGTGCCCTGGCCGACGGTCCGCTGATCGTCGGCGGTCATTCCTACGGCGGCCGGCAGACCTCGATGGTGGTGGCCGCCGGCGACGCACGCGTCGACCTGCTGACGCTGTTCTCCTATCCGCTACACCCACCGGGAAAGCCGGAGCGCACCCGCACCGAGCATCTGCCCGAGATCGGCGTACCGACGGTGTTCACGCACGGCAGCTCCGACAGCTTCGGCACCTGCGCGGAGATCCGCGCCGCCGCCGCGCTCATGCCCGCGCCGCACGACGTCGTCGAGATCACCGGCGCCCGCCACGATCTGGCATCCAAGACCCTGGACGTCCCGGCGCTGGCGGTCGACGCGGCGCTGCGACTGCTGGGCGAAACCCGCTGA